In Prunus dulcis chromosome 1, ALMONDv2, whole genome shotgun sequence, the following are encoded in one genomic region:
- the LOC117626096 gene encoding uncharacterized protein LOC117626096 — MEHNNINTDENNSNNRNMDEEGSYMGVPIHSQVMKIKQEFEKIKHPSLEQPAELRLRRVLLRQITRQRSRSPLGLAA, encoded by the coding sequence ATGGAGCACAACAACATCAACACAGACGaaaacaacagcaacaacagGAACATGGATGAAGAGGGCAGCTACATGGGTGTTCCAATTCACAGCCAAGTGATGAAGATCAAGCAAGAGTTTGAGAAAATCAAGCACCCGTCTCTGGAGCAGCCTGCAGAGCTGCGACTGAGACGAGTCCTTCTCCGCCAGATTACTCGCCAGCGTTCGCGTTCTCCGCTGGGATTGGCTGCATAG